A genomic region of Papaver somniferum cultivar HN1 chromosome 7, ASM357369v1, whole genome shotgun sequence contains the following coding sequences:
- the LOC113295065 gene encoding galactinol--sucrose galactosyltransferase-like has translation MAPSITKATQNHVMVTDDLQKPTLINLKGSNLMVNDHLILSGVPSNITLTPTSIDNKRGCYLGFNSDEPKSYHVNSIGKLKDTRFMSIFRFKVWWTTHWVGNKGGDLEHETQMVLLENDPNRSRPYVLLLPLLEGSFRGCLQPGKIDDGVDICMESGSTLVTQSEFRACLYIHVGTDPFVIVKEAIKVIRNHSDTFKLLEEKTVPGIVDKFGWCTWDAFYTTVHPQGVYEGVKNLVEGGCPPGLVLIDDGWQSIGRDDAPPDEEGMDRTVAGEQMPARLKTFQENYKFKDYQSNKNEKNSEKELPTATGMGAFIKDLKEDFKSVEYVYVWHALCGFWGGIKPNVKGLPQSKVVGLTLSPGLKTTMEDLAVDKIVENGVGLVSPEDVHQMYEGLHSYLESVGVDGVKVDVIELLEMLGEEYGGRVALAKAYYSALNDSMRKHFKGNGVIASMEHCNDFMFLGTQAISLGRVGDDFWCTDPAGDTSGTFWLQGCHMVHCAYNSLWMGNFILPDWDMFQSTHPCSKFHAASRAISGGPIYVSDSVGQHDFKLLKSLALPDGSILRCEHYALPTRDCLFEYPLLDGKTMLKIWNLNKYTGVLGVFNCQGGGWCPETRKNRFAFEFSTPLKSTIYPTDIEWKNGKIPIAIDHVEEFAVYAFEAKTLGFLKTNEHIEITLDPFNFELLTFSPVMIIPKKMVRFAPIGLVNMLNTGGAIQSLCVNQDSIEIGVKGTGEMRVFTSEPPKTCRIDGEDVAFEYDDEQMVVIQVPWPNSSSLTQIEYLF, from the exons ATGGCTCCCAGCATAACTAAAGCTACCCAAAACCATGTCATGGTCACTGATGATCTTCAAAAACCAACCTTGATCAATTTAAAAGGATCAAATCTTATGGTCAATGATCATTTAATTTTATCAGGAGTTCCTTCAAACATCACACTCACTCCAACATCTATAGACAATAAGAGAGGTTGCTATCTTGGGTTTAACTCTGATGAGCCTAAGAGTTACCATGTGAATTCTATTGGTAAACTTAAGGATACAAGATTTATGAGTATATTTAGGTTCAAAGTCTGGTGGACAACACATTGGGTTGGCAATAAAGGAGGTGATTTGGAGCATGAAACTCAAATGGTATTACTAGAAAACGATCCGAATCGTTCTCGCCCGTATGTTTTACTACTTCCTCTCCTTGAAGGTTCGTTCCGTGGGTGTTTACAGCCAGGTAAAATTGATGATGGTGTAGATATATGTATGGAAAGTGGGTCTACCTTAGTTACTCAATCTGAATTTCGTGCTTGTTTATACATACACGTCGGCACCGATCCGTTTGTTATAGTTAAAGAAGCTATAAAAGTTATTCGAAATCATTCTGATACATTCAAACTCTTGGAAGAAAAAACTGTACCTGGTATAGTTGATAAATTTGGGTGGTGTACTTGGGATGCATTTTATACAACAGTGCATCCACAAGGGGTTTATGAAGGTGTCAAAAATTTAGTAGAAGGTGGTTGCCCTCCAGGGTTAGTCCTTATTGATGATGGTTGGCAATCCATAGGTCGTGATGATGCACCACCTGATGAAGAAGGTATGGATAGAACTGTTGCTGGTGAACAAATGCCAGCCAGACTCAAAACTTTTCAAGAAAATTACAAGTTCAAAGACTACCAGAGTAACAAGAATGAAAAAAACAGCGAAAAGGAACTTCCAACCGCGACAGGTATGGGTGCTTTTATCAAGGATTTGAAGGAAGATTTTAAGAGTGTTGAATATGTTTATGTTTGGCATGCTTTGTGTGGGTTCTGGGGTGGTATAAAACCAAACGTCAAAGGGTTGCCTCAATCCAAAGTTGTGGGTCTAACGCTTTCACCGGGGTTGAAAACGACTATGGAAGATCTAGCCGTTGATAAGATCGTAGAAAATGGTGTTGGATTAGTTTCACCGGAGGATGTTCATCAGATGTATGAAGGGTTGCACTCTTATCTTGAATCTGTTGGTGTCGATGGTGTCAAGGTGGATGTCATTGAA TTGTTAGAGATGTTGGGCGAGGAATATGGCGGGAGAGTAGCGCTAGCCAAAGCTTATTACAGTGCATTGAATGATTCAATGAGGAAACATTTCAAAGGGAATGGTGTAATTGCCAGCATGGAACACTGCAACGACTTTATGTTTCTCGGAACTCAGGCGATCTCGCTTGGTCGCGTTG GAGATGATTTTTGGTGCACAGATCCAGCCGGCGATACAAGTGGAACTTTCTGGCTACAAGGATGCCACATGGTTCATTGTGCTTACAATAGTTTGTGGATGGGAAATTTCATACTTCCTGACTGGGATATGTTTCAGTCTACTCACCCTTGTTCAAAATTTCATGCTGCTTCTAGGGCAATATCAGGAGGTCCTATCTATGTTAGTGATTCTGTCGGCCAACACGACTTCAAGCTACTTAAAAGCCTAGCATTACCTGATGGTTCGATCTTACGTTGTGAGCATTATGCGCTTCCAACCAGGGATTGCCTCTTTGAGTATCCGCTACTTGATGGTAAGACTATGCTCAAGATATGGAACCTTAACAAG TACACTGGAGTATTGGGTGTATTCAACTGCCAAGGAGGAGGGTGGTGTCCTGAAACCAGGAAAAACAGATTTGCTTTTGAATTTTCTACGCCTTTAAAATCCACTATATATCCAACAGATATCGAGTGGAAAAATGGCAAAATTCCAATTGCCATTGATCATGTTGAAGAATTCGCTGTTTACGCTTTCGAGGCCAAGACGTTAGGGTTCTTGAAGACCAATGAACATATTGAAATTACACTGGATCCATTTAATTTTGAACTTCTAACATTTTCTCCTGTAATGATTATACCGAAGAAAATGGTCCGGTTTGCACCTATAGGACTAGTTAACATGCTTAATACTGGTGGTGCAATTCAATCCCTATGCGTCAACCAGGATTCAATTGAAATTGGCGTTAAGGGAACTGGAGAAATGAGAGTGTTTACATCTGAGCCACCTAAAACATGTCGTATTGATGGAGAAGATGTAGCATTCGAGTATGATGATGAACAAATGGTAGTGATTCAAGTTCCATGGCCTAATTCTTCTAGTCTAACTCAAATTGAGTACTTGTTCTAA